CCATTCATTCTTTCCTAACAGCATAGAAAGAACTATAGATATCAATTTTTCGAAAATAACTACCTCCAAGAAGCCCTCAGTGTCGGCAGCGAGAGCCTGCAAAGCGTTCTGAGCCTCATTGAGCTTCAGCCCAGCTCTGCTGGACACGTCACCAATTGTCACTCTCCCTCCGCACGCGTCGACAGCGTCCATGGTGCGCTTCCTGACATCGGACGGCAGCTTATCGCTCTCGACAGCTCCGCCGGGCCTGATCCCGGTGACGGCGTCGAGGCTGGCTCGAACGACCGTCACCGAAACCCTAGAATCTCGAACCTTGGAGGGGAAGCCAGGGAAAATGGGGGTTTGGGAGAGAGGAAAGGCGTGGAGGCGGTTGGGGAAGAGTGAGGATTTGGAGATGAGGCGAGGGAGAGGCTTGGGAGGCAGAGTGAAGCAGGTGGCAATGGAAGCCATGGATTGAGCTTGAGCTTGAGCTTGAGGTTGGTTTGGGAAGTTGCAGTGTCTGGGTTTTAAGTATTTCTGGCCATAGAGGGAAACACAGAGCTTGGTTTCTCTCTGTGAGAGGCGAGTGGCTTAGAATTTGAGCTTGGGTTTACAGCCAGAGACTCTCTCCTTGGACTAGCAGGATGATGCTGCTGATTTTACGGTCTTGCCCCTCGGAATgatatttggatttttttttttttttttcggtttcttAAACTAATGATAAAGTGTGCTACCACTCTGAGTCGGAACTTGATTTAGTGATTTGGATAAAGCTCTCTCCATAAGGTGTTTTTCACAAGTGGATAATCGAACACTGAACCTCTTTGAGTGTCCAGCTCACATTCGTCCAACTGGCAGGTTTAGCCAGGTTTTCGCTAGACCAAACTCCTTGGTtgatattgaattttttttttttttttttttttggataaggagaaaatcaaaaaaaaaaaaaaaatttctgggtCCAATAATAATTACTGGGACTACTGATAAGAGTCTCACAGAGCAGTGAACATGATTGGTGACTAAAAATGAACCACAATATTTATAGAGCAGTGAACATGATTGACTATATTTTAAGTTTATTCTGAAATCGAAACTAGATTCATGGAGCAACCTCTTGGTTCGGTGATCGTTGATAACTTGTGTAACCCTAGTTTTCAAATTGTGTTTTCGTTTTTGGCCTTTTGGCCCCAATCTATCAAAAGAGCATAGGCGAAATGTTGTTTTGGTCAAGTAATAACCATACCCACTAACAAGAACCTCACTTGTGTGAGAACTTTCCTCCTGGAAACATCAGCATGCATGTCTGCCTCTCTACAACACCTTCCAGCCACAACGGACTGGATTCattccaaatctgctcactccTCCATAAGTAGTGCCTAATGGAGTGTGCAACATCATTAACTCTTGGGGCATATGTACGAAATGGCTGCTGCAAATCTGAGAAACTTGAGCGAGCCTCCTCCATATACCCCCCTGTGCCTCCTCGCGACAATGCTTGGATGATATTTCAAGCATCTCCCTCAGATCCACTTTGACAGACGTACAGTCTCCCCAGACTTGCACAAAGTTTCAAAATCCTAATAGCAATGCCATAAAGCATGCATGATCGAACAAATAATATGTACGTATACAAAACCATTACTAATATGACATGAATGAAGCACATATTTTTTGCATTACAAAACCATATCTCAGGCATTTACGAAGCAAACTAGAAATTTTTTTGGCAAATTTCTCAAAAAATGAAGACCTACATgtaccaaaagtccaaaacaagaatCTTCAGTAGCAATCAGGAATTGTTCATCAGTAATCCATATCAGAGTCGGAGACAGAAGGATGAGTCATCAGAATCCTGTACATGAATTGATGGGCCCAAGAGCTTTAAATCTGCATGTAATGAGTCGCGTCTGAACACCGGCAATAATTTAAATACATCCCAATAAACTTTGACAGAAGCAGGTTGAAGAATCACTTTAGAAGTGCTTGAAAGCAGAAATCTAATGAAATCTACTTCGGCTCTGACACCAGAGAAGCCAGTTACTTTCACAACTAGCAGTTGTGTGAATGCACAAGTCTTCTGGTTGTCATCTAACCAAGAAAAGTCCACTTTTTTCACATCTTGACAAAACTACACATACAAGGTCAATAAGTCAGAATCTAAAATTTCTTAATTCATTTTTTAAACTACAATTTGTTATAGTTGAGTTcgttttgtttctttaatttcaAGATTTCAACAGATACTGCATACTCCACTAGAATAAAAACTTACTGAAATTTCTAGTTCTTGAAGACCAGGTGAGGTTAATAACAGAAATTCAATGAAGTCTACTTCTGCTTTGACACCAGAGAAGCCGGTTACTTTCATTCGTTGCAGTTGGGTGAATTCCCAATTCTGTTTGTCAATTAAACAATAGGTTGCTTTTCCATCATTAGTCTCCTCTCCTTTTCGAACCTACACAAAGTAACAAATTAAGGTCGTCAATGGCATTAGATTAATCTCGAACTTTTAAAGTAAAGAAAGTTGAAAATTTTAATTCGATCAGTGACAGGGTAGTAGTTGCATGATTCAAATAACTCACCAAAATGTCTAGTTCTTGTAGAGCAGGTGCGCTTCTCATAAGGTGGATAGCAGTTGAAATCTCATCCAAATTATTCAAGCATATTCTTATAGAAAGAAACTTCAGACATAGACATGGTGTAGGCAGCAGATTCTTGGTCAAGGAACCAACAGCATACTAGAGCAAAGAGGATACATAAAACAAGAATATGAATAATGATTCATAAAACAAGAATATCAATAATGAGTTTaaatacaatcattacagaaaAATAGGAAATTCATTACCTCTAAAAAGCCATCCTTAAGTGTGAGCCTTTCAATACGAGGCAGTTCAAAAAAATACCTGAGCAATTTGCTAGAACTGATTGTAGAAACTTGTTTCCAGTCAATTGAAACATCAACAAGATTTAAGGTATTTGCTAGTAGAACATCCTCAAAACTGCCTCGAACTCTAAGGAACCGGATACTTGGTGCATCAATAGTGACATCAGTGATTCCCTTTAAGTCACATAGAATTATTCTCTCAAGCTGAGGACAGCAAGCTATTAGTTTTCCCAACACATGTCCGGACACAATAActtcttgaagatgaaggctcTTCAACATCCTGAAGCCTTTGAATGTCGTTGGAGGTTTAAGCAAACAATTGCATAACTCTAAATGAGTCaaatctttaaaagaaaagaagcagGAAAACACATTGTATCGAGGCAGCAGCTCCCATACTTTCAGTACGAACACTTTGACATTGCTTCTTGATAGATGAGAAATCCATTTATCTATATCCCTAGCGGCTGGATAGTTAAAAGTAGAAAGCTTGAAAGTGTCAATGCGGCCACTATGAAGTAACAGCACATGATCCACAACCTTTGCAATTGGATATCCACTTCTATGAGTTCTATCATCAAACACAAGACATGGAAGCTGAGCCCATTTGTACCTCCAGTCACTTGATAAAATACT
Above is a genomic segment from Rosa chinensis cultivar Old Blush chromosome 3, RchiOBHm-V2, whole genome shotgun sequence containing:
- the LOC112194254 gene encoding F-box/FBD/LRR-repeat protein At1g13570 translates to MSDPKKTIQSNSCLIKKKKMDQLDKLSNLPTGVTHQILSYLPIKQAVRTSILSSDWRYKWAQLPCLVFDDRTHRSGYPIAKVVDHVLLLHSGRIDTFKLSTFNYPAARDIDKWISHLSRSNVKVFVLKVWELLPRYNVFSCFFSFKDLTHLELCNCLLKPPTTFKGFRMLKSLHLQEVIVSGHVLGKLIACCPQLERIILCDLKGITDVTIDAPSIRFLRVRGSFEDVLLANTLNLVDVSIDWKQVSTISSSKLLRYFFELPRIERLTLKDGFLEYAVGSLTKNLLPTPCLCLKFLSIRICLNNLDEISTAIHLMRSAPALQELDILVRKGEETNDGKATYCLIDKQNWEFTQLQRMKVTGFSGVKAEVDFIEFLLLTSPGLQELEISFCQDVKKVDFSWLDDNQKTCAFTQLLVVKVTGFSGVRAEVDFIRFLLSSTSKVILQPASVKVYWDVFKLLPVFRRDSLHADLKLLGPSIHVQDSDDSSFCLRL